CCCCCAGGCCACTCCGTCGCCGTCGGGCAGTCCGACGCTGACGCCGGGTCTGAACGGTGCGCCAGTTCTGTCGTAAAGCCTGGCGTAGACGGAAACGCTGATAAGTTTGCAGGTCGAGTGTGACGGGCACGCGCACGTCGGCCGAACCAATGCGCTCGTGGATATGGTACACCAGCTGTGTAGTATCCAACGTCACCTCGTGCCTCCAGGCATTCAGACGAAGAGAGGTCAGGGAAGCCGTGCGTGGCCATAGCCGGGCGTAAGGAAGATCACGGGTGCGGCGGGGCAGTAGTCGGTCGGCGCGTGGGGTAGCGGGCGTGTCGGTCCGGGAAGTATCGGTCAAAAGGCTATCGGCTCGCATCTGCGCGTGCAGCACCCACGCACCGGATGGTGACGTAAGCCCCGGCAACAACAATCCGCCAGCCAGCAGTAATACCAACCCGCTCCAGAATTTCCCGGCACGCAGCGCTTCGCTCATGACCCGATGACAGGATACCTCCTTCCCGGACGTTCACACGATCTCTTCTTTCCCCCCGTCTTCCCAGGGGAAAAGGCATCGGCTATGCGATGACGGTTTGAGGTGGTAGCGCTTGGGCAATACGGCTCCAGCGGGTTGGGCTTACCTGCAGGTGATAATCAAAAAGCAGACCAACTGATTTAAAGCTACGATACGAACACAGGTCAGGGCAAGGGGGAAGCAGGCTCCAGTAGCAGGTCCAACAGATGGATCAGATAACGCCGAAGCTGACGCCGATCTACGATGGCGTCCAGAAAGCCATGTTCTTGTAGAAACTCGGCGCTCTGGAAGCCCGGCGGCAGATCCTGTCCGACTGCCTGTCGGATAACGCGTGGGCCGGCAAAGCCAATAAGGGCTCCGGGTTCGGCCAGGTTGATATCGCCTAACATAGCGAAGGAGGCGGTAACGCCCCCCGTGGTGGGGTTTGTCATGAGCGAGATGTAGGGCATGTGCACCTCGTCGAGTCGGGTAAGCAATGCAGCCGTTTTGGCCATCTGCATCAGGCTGAGGATTCCTTCCATCATGCGCGCGCCGCCACTCTGCGAGATGATCAGCAAAGGGATGCGCTCGGTGTAGGCCGTCCGGATGGCACGGGCGACGATTTCTCCCACCACCGAGCCCATTGAGCCCCCAATGAAACGGAAGTCCAGTGCGGCTGCCGAAAGGCGATGACCGCCTGCTGTACCGGTAGCGCGCAGGGCCGCCTCGCTCAGACCGGTTTTCCGGCGCGCTTCTTCAAGACGGGCCATATAGGGCTTGCGATCGGTAAATTCCAGGGGATCGGCTGAGGTCAGGTGCTGATCGTGCAGCGTGAAGTGTCCGTGATCGAAAATCAGCTGGAAGTATTCCAGGCTGGTCATGGGAAAATGGTAGCCACATTTAGAGCACACGCGAGCATGCTCGGCCAGCTCTCGCCGATGCAGGATATGGGAGCATTCAGGACATTTTTCCCATTGCCCTTCCGGTACATCAATTTGCTGATCCCGTGCAGTCAGAATGCCCCGCGTTTTGCGCTTAAACCAGGCCATGGTGTTGCTTGAGCTCGTTGGGGGAGGACTGATAGCATACAAAAATTCAGGAGGAAAGGGAAGCGATAGACGTGTCTTGATGAGGCTTTGCCACAAAATCCTTCAGATAGAACGGCTCAAAGGCCGCCACATCCTCGAAGCGCTGAGACCGATAGCGCTCCAGGCCAAGCCAGCCCACCCAGAAAGCCCGCAGGTTGTGCTGGGCGGGGTTGAGCATGCGGAACGTTGTGGCGGATGTCGGCAGATGAGCCGCCACGCGCCTGACGCCTTCTCCCACCAGCCACGTGTGGGCTGGGCGATCCGGGTGGGGCATCCAGTCGGGTACAGCGGTTGCTTCCAGGGCAACAGGTTCAGTCAGCGGGTGCAGCGTACCGTCTGCCTTGATCTGGTAGGCCGCTGTGTACACTTCGGTACGACGTGAGTTCAGCAGAGGGATGACGATGTCTCGGGGAGCGGCATAGGGCGTAACAGAAGCGGCCAGCGCTTCCAGGGTTGGCACGCCAATAAGAGCGGCACCGGTTGCTTCGGCCAGGCCCTTGGCCGTACTGACGCCTACCCGGAGTCCTGTGTAAGAGCCCGGTCCCATGGAGACCACCACAGCATCCAGTTCAGTTGCCTGGCGCTCACATCGTTCCAGTGCGTTGGCGATCAGAGGGACCAGCTGTTCGGCATGAACGCGCCCACGCTGGAGGATGACCTCAAAGCAGAGGATCTCGTCAGCAAACAACGCCACGCTACACACATCGGTGGCCGTCTCCAGGGCAAGGAGCAATGGT
This portion of the Rhodothermus sp. genome encodes:
- the tsaB gene encoding tRNA (adenosine(37)-N6)-threonylcarbamoyltransferase complex dimerization subunit type 1 TsaB, yielding MKPLLLALETATDVCSVALFADEILCFEVILQRGRVHAEQLVPLIANALERCERQATELDAVVVSMGPGSYTGLRVGVSTAKGLAEATGAALIGVPTLEALAASVTPYAAPRDIVIPLLNSRRTEVYTAAYQIKADGTLHPLTEPVALEATAVPDWMPHPDRPAHTWLVGEGVRRVAAHLPTSATTFRMLNPAQHNLRAFWVGWLGLERYRSQRFEDVAAFEPFYLKDFVAKPHQDTSIASLSS
- the accD gene encoding acetyl-CoA carboxylase, carboxyltransferase subunit beta — protein: MAWFKRKTRGILTARDQQIDVPEGQWEKCPECSHILHRRELAEHARVCSKCGYHFPMTSLEYFQLIFDHGHFTLHDQHLTSADPLEFTDRKPYMARLEEARRKTGLSEAALRATGTAGGHRLSAAALDFRFIGGSMGSVVGEIVARAIRTAYTERIPLLIISQSGGARMMEGILSLMQMAKTAALLTRLDEVHMPYISLMTNPTTGGVTASFAMLGDINLAEPGALIGFAGPRVIRQAVGQDLPPGFQSAEFLQEHGFLDAIVDRRQLRRYLIHLLDLLLEPASPLP